DNA sequence from the Carnobacterium funditum DSM 5970 genome:
TCCTCCTTATTGGTGGGTATGTTTAGATATGAATCGCTTTCATAACTTTATTATACCAAAGAAAAGGATAGGATTGAAATATTAGGGGTTTCAAATAGAAAAGACTTTTAATTTTCTATAAATCAACGATAAGAACGCTTGAGAATATGGTATGATAAACGAGTTAAGTAAAACGAAATCAATAAAAAGTGAGGAATAAATCAATGAGTAAAATAATTCTAACAGGTGACAGACCAACTGGAAAACTTCATTTAGGGCATTACGTAGGCTCTTTGAAAAATAGAGTGTCGTTACAAAGTGATGCAGAGAACAAAAATTTTATTATGATTGCCGATCAACAAGCACTGACAGATAATGCAAAAGATCCTAAAAAAATACAAGATAGTTTATTTGAAGTCGCTTTAGACTACTTAGCTGTTGGCTTAGATCCAGCTAAATCAACTATTTTTGTACAATCTCAAATCCCTCAACTAGCAGAATTGACGATGTACTATTTAAATTTAGTGACTGTTTCACGATTAAAACGGAACCCGACAGTTAAATCAGAAATTAATGAAAAAAACTTTGGCGAAAGTATCCCAGCGGGCTTTTTCATGTATCCAGTCAGCCAAGCTGCAGATATCACGGCTTTTAAAGGTACGCACGTTCCAGTTGGTGAAGACCAAAAACCGATGATTGAACAAACCAGAGAGATTGTGAAAGATTTCAATCGAATTTATAACACAGACACATTAGTCATGCCAGAAGGTATTCT
Encoded proteins:
- the trpS gene encoding tryptophan--tRNA ligase; the encoded protein is MSKIILTGDRPTGKLHLGHYVGSLKNRVSLQSDAENKNFIMIADQQALTDNAKDPKKIQDSLFEVALDYLAVGLDPAKSTIFVQSQIPQLAELTMYYLNLVTVSRLKRNPTVKSEINEKNFGESIPAGFFMYPVSQAADITAFKGTHVPVGEDQKPMIEQTREIVKDFNRIYNTDTLVMPEGILPDKGQERLVGIDGKGKMSKSLKNGIYLSDSSDEIKKKIMSMYTDPEHIHVNDPGKLEGNVVFTYLDVFGTDKEKIQSLKEQYQQGGLGDVKIKLYLNDILQDFLQPIRENREHFAKDKEEVYRMLKNGSQAAEKVAAQTLSEVKAAMGINYFG